In Actinopolymorpha sp. NPDC004070, the genomic window ACCTCGCACGTCGGGCTAGCCGATGAACCCGTTCTCAACGACGAAGGCCCCTGCTCAGGCGTTGTGCCTGGTCAGGGGCCGTCTGGGTGGTGCGCGCTCGGAGGGATTCGAACCCCCAACCTTCTGATCCGTAGTCAGATGCTCTATCCGTTGAGCTACGAGCGCCGGGAACGGTTGGAGAGTCTACAGGTACCCCTCCGGTGCTGCCGAACCAGTTACCCCTCACCGTACCGTGTGCCCGTTCCGGCCCGGTTCAGGCGGATCCCTCACAGGGCGAATCCCCAGGTCAGAGGCATTGTGGGCGAACCGGAGCCGAGGACTGCCTGGCCTCTCCGAAGGAGGGGAGTACTCAACCGTCGGTTTTAAGTGCTAAAACTGAGGTCCACACCGGTGGAACTCCCAGTCCCCGAGCCATCGGTGCACGCGGAGGAGGACGCGACCATGGCCAACGGTTCGGCTGCCGACCCGGTTCGCACAACCGCGTCCACCACCGATCGTGCCCCCGCCCGCCCCCGGCAACCGTCCGTCACCTGCGTAGTTGCCGGTGGCGGGCCGGGGGGCATGATCGCGGCGTACCTCCTCGCCCGCGCGGGAGTCGGGGTGACCCTGCTGGAGGCGCACGCCGACTTCGACCGCAACTCCCGCGGCGACTCCCTCCACCCCGCCACCCTCGAGCTCCTGGACAGCCTCGGCCTGGCCGACGAGCTCCTCCGGCTCGACCACTACCGCGACCGGCACTTTCGCTTCCACACCCCCACCGCGACGCTCACCACCACCGACTACGGCCGCCTGCGCACCCGCTTCCCGTACATCGCCCTGATGCCGCAGGACCGCTTCCTCGACTTCATGGCCGCCAAGGCGGCGGAGCTCCCGACGTTCGAGTTGCGGATGCAGGCCCGGTCACCGGTCTGTGGACGAGTCCGTGCTGACGTCGGCCTCCGCCCACAGCAAGGCGTCGTGACGATGCTGCCCGAGCCCGGCCGGGCAGACGGCGAAGTCCTGGGCACCCACCACGCGGCCAGGGAGAACCCGATGGCTCTCGCCCGACCCGACAACCCCCGATTCCCCGAGGACCGGCTCCCCGAGGACCGGCTCCCCGACGACCGAGCCCGTTTCGACACCCTGCCCGTCGACCTGCCCGTCGACCTGCCTGACGGCCTGTCGGACGGACTGTCCGACGGACTGCCTGACGCGCACGCCGACGCACTTGCGGACGAGCTGGCCGACAGTTCGGTCGCGGAGGTGTGCGACGAATCTCCGGGCAAGCTGACCGCCGGCTTCGACCGGGCGGTCGACGTCTACCTGCGGGACCTACTGGCCACCGAGGTGCGGCCGTGGACCGACGGGCTCGCCGGGAGGCTGACCGACCGGGCCGGCGACCGGGTGGCCGAGTTGCTCGCCGACCTGCGCGCCTGCCTCACCGGCGGCAAGCGATTGCGACCGGCGTTCTG contains:
- a CDS encoding polyprenyl synthetase family protein, which translates into the protein MELPVPEPSVHAEEDATMANGSAADPVRTTASTTDRAPARPRQPSVTCVVAGGGPGGMIAAYLLARAGVGVTLLEAHADFDRNSRGDSLHPATLELLDSLGLADELLRLDHYRDRHFRFHTPTATLTTTDYGRLRTRFPYIALMPQDRFLDFMAAKAAELPTFELRMQARSPVCGRVRADVGLRPQQGVVTMLPEPGRADGEVLGTHHAARENPMALARPDNPRFPEDRLPEDRLPDDRARFDTLPVDLPVDLPDGLSDGLSDGLPDAHADALADELADSSVAEVCDESPGKLTAGFDRAVDVYLRDLLATEVRPWTDGLAGRLTDRAGDRVAELLADLRACLTGGKRLRPAFCHWGFVGVGGTPPDDTAVRAAAALELLHTFALVHDDVMDGSSSRRGAPALHATLHARHTGRGWRGDPRRFGEGLAVLVGDLAFTLAHRIAAGLPDSAVRTWHQMCTELVVGQHLDMLGSATGELDADYATSVATLKSGRYTVVRPLQLGACLAGGTRSLVAAYAEYGGPLGVAFQLRDDLLGAFGDSAATGKPVGEDLREGRPTLLLAVAAERAGPEDRRLLDRVGDPDLDEDEVAALTDVLRRTGADVEVEQQIKLAVDRALLALERAPIHPRAVPALRALAEEAAWRQR